GACGTAGAAAAACGCAGACGGGACACGGAACAGGCCGGAGCGAAATGACAGCGCCTGCTCCAAGAGGTGACGTTACACCTTTGGCGCGGTGATGTCAACGAAATTGCCGGTGAGATTCTTCACGCGGCAACCGGCGCCGAAATGCACTTTGACAATGGGCGGTCTGCGGGCATTGTGCCGGCGCCGCTGGCGCGGCGTCGCCCGTACTCGGCTCTCTATAATGATGGCGGCTGCCTGGCACGATGATTTTTTGCGGCAGGTCCGACGATTTCTTCGGCGCGTTTCACGCGCCCGGCTTTTTCGACTTGGTGTTTATCGACGGCTGGCTCGAGCACGAGCAAGTCTATCGCGACGTGACCAACTCGTTGGAAGTGCTGACCGCAAACGGCACGATCGTCTTGCACGACTGCAACCCGACCACCGAGGCGATGCAGCGCGTGCCGCAGGATCGCGTTGGGGGTTGCTTCGCCTCCATGCCGGCCTAAAATGGAACGGTTCGCTCCTCCCCAAGCGCCGCTGATTCATGTCGCACGATTTCTCGCTAGGCACGGTTGAAGTCGCGCTCTCGCCGCTGGAGCGGTTCGAAGAGTTCGTGCAAAGCCGGGGCAAACGCCGCTCACCGCAACGCCGGACCATTGTCGAGCAGGTCTTCAGCCGCCATCGGCATTTCGACGCCGACGAGTTGTTGGCCCAATTGCGCGAAGTGGACGCCGGCCGGGCGGTGAGCCGGGCGACCGTCTACCGCACGCTCGGCGAGTTGGTCGAGGCGGGCCTGCTGCGAGAAATGGACCTCAAAGGCCGCAAAGTCTACGAGCACGATTACGGCTACCCACAGCACGATCACTTGCACTGCGAACGCTGCGGAAAGCTGATCGAGTTCCGCAGCGACGAAATCAAGCAGCTTCGCGACGCGGTTGCCCGCGAGCACCAGTTCCGCGTTCTGGGCCACCAGTTGATCGTCAACGGCATCTGCGCGGAGTGCAACCGGCTGAAGCGCCGCACCCGGCCGCTGGATCTGATCTAGTGCTTTGTCAGTCGTGAATTGAGCGATGGGGCAAAAAGCATCGTAGGGTGGGACCAGCGAGCTTGCGAGCGCCGGCCCACCGATATCGACGTCGTTGATGGTGGGCCGGCGCTCGCAAGCTCGCTGGTCCCACCCTACCTCCTGCCCGTAGACGCTCGATCTAACAGCAACTAAAATCAAAGATTACGATTTGCGCCCCGGAGAACCGCATGTCAAGCTATCCCAAATTCTTTCGCGTCCGCCAGATTTTCGAGGCCCCGCGCATCGACGACGTTCCGGCGGCGGTCCGCGCCGAACTGGGCCGGATCGGCCTGGAACACAAGGTCAAGCCCGGCCAGACGGTGGCCATCACGGCCGGCAGCCGCGGCATCGCCAACATTCATCTGATCATCAAGGCCGCGGCCCAGTTCTTTCAGGGCCTTTCCGCCAGGCCGTTCATCGTGCCGGCGATGGGCAGCCATGGCGGCGGCACGGCCGAGGGTCAGCGGGCCATCGTCGAAGGCTACGGCATCACCGAGGAGTTTTGCGGTTGCCCGATCAAGTCGAGCATGGAGACGATCGTCGTCTGCCAGACGGCGGAGGGCTTTCCGGTCCACTTCGACAAGCACGCCTCGCAGGCCGACCACGTGCTGGTGGTGGGCCGCGTGAAGCCGCACACCGACTTCGTGGGCGACGTGGAGAGCGGGCTGATGAAGATGATGCTCATCGGCCTGGGCAAGCACGAGGGCGCCAAGGTTTATCACCGGGCCATTCTCGATTACAGCTTTCCGCAGATCGTGCGGAGCGTGGCCGGCCGCGTGCTCGAACGCTGCCGCATCGTGGGCGGGCTGGCGATTCTCGAAAACGGCTACGACCAGACGGCCAAGATCGCGGCCGTCACCGCCGACGAACTCGAAGCCCGTGAGCGCGAGCTGCTCAAGCAGGCCCGGCAATGGATGCCCAGGCTGCCGTTTTCGCTGGTCGATATCCTGTTCATCGACCAGCTTGGCAAGAACATCAGCGGCGCGGGCGTCGACACCAACGTGGTCGGCCGCAAGTTTCAGTTTCACCGCGCCGCGCCCGACGAATATCCCAAGGTCAAGCGGATTGTGGTCCGCGGCCTGACGGAAGAGACGCACGGCAACGCGGCGGGCATCGGCCTGGTCGAGTTTTGCACGACGCGGGCCATGAACCAGATCGACCACGTCAAGACGCGGATCAACTGTCTGACCAGCGGCAACGTGGCGGGCACGATGATGCCGGTGAACCTCGACACCGACCGCGAGATTCTCGACGCGGCGCTGCCGACGATCGGGCTGACCGGGCCGATGGACGCCAAGATTCTCTGGATCCGCAACACGCTCGACTTGGCTGAAGTGGAGTGTTCGCAGGCCTATTGGCCGGAGGCCCGCGAGCGCGGCGATCTGCAAGTGTTGAGCGAGCTGCGCGACTTGCCGTTCGACTCGGCGGGCAATCTTCCGCACCTGCTCGAGCCGCTGTCTGGCCACCGGTGACGCCGCCGCGCCGGAGAATTCTACGGCCGTTTTTCGGCCTGGGCCGCCAGCACCTCGGCGGCTTCGTCGCAGAGGCGCTGGGCTTCGGCCACCGTGGGCGCCTCGGCAATGGCGCGCACGATCGGCTCGGTGTTGCTCGCGCGCACCAACAGCCACTTGCCCGGCCAGTCGAGCCGCAGACCGTCGAGACGGTCGGCTTGCGCGTCGCGGAAATGGGCTTCCAGGCGACGCAGGCCGGCTGCCACGTCCGACGCTGGCTGGCTGATCTTCGTCTTCACGATTTCATACCGCGGCAGCTCGTCGGCCAGGCGGCTGATGGGTAGGTCGCGCCCGGCCATCCAATCAAGCACGAGGGCCATGGCCACGAAACTGTCGCGCACGTAGCCCACGCGCGGATCGATCACGCCGCCGTTCCCTTCCCCGCCGAACACCGCACCCTGGGCCAACATCGCGTCGACCACGTTCGCCTCTCCGACGGCCGAGCGAAAAAACGGCACGCCGGACCGCCGCGCCACGTCTTCCGTCATGCGGCTGGTGGAGCAATTCGTGACCACCGCCCCCAACCGCGTACCGAGCACGTTCGACGCACACAATGCCAGCGTGTATTCTTCGCCGAGATAACTGCCCGCTTCGTCGATCACGGCCAGACGGTCGGCATCGGGATCCTGGCAAAACCCGACGTCGGCACCCGCCTCGACAACCTGGGCCAACACGCCTGCCAGATTCTCCGCGATCGGTTCCGGCGGATGTTCGAACCGGCCGTCCGGCTCGCCGCCCAACAGCGTCACCTGACAGCCGAGCGCGTCGAGCAGCCGGCGCCCAAGCAAGCTGCCGGAACCGTGATTGCCGTCGAGCAGCACCTTGAACCGCCGCCGCCGCACGCGATCAACCTCGATGGTGGACAGCACCAGCTCCAAATGCCGGCCCGTCGTGTCGTCGCAAACCGACCTGTGGCCAATGTGTTGATGCGCGGCCCATCGTGGTTCGCCGACGCGGTAGCGGGCCATGACCTGCGCGCCGATCGCCGCCGGAAGCACGCGTCCCTCGCCGGAAAACAGCTTCAGGCCATTGTACTGCGGCGGGTTGTGACTGGCCGAAATCTGGATGCCTCCGGCCGCGGCGAACTGGCGCACGAGCACGCCGGTCGTCGGTGTGGCCGCGATGCCGGCATCGAGCACGTCGCGGCCGGCCGCGGCCAATCCGCCGCGGAGCACATCGGCCAAGAGCGGTCCCGTCGCCCGGCCGTCGCAACTGATCACGATGGGTCCGGGCGGCAGCAATTCGGCGAATGCGGCCGCGTAGCGCAAAGCGACCAGCGGCGTGAGGCTTTCGCCAACGACGCCCCGCAGTCCGGAAACGCTGATGATGGGTTCGGGCACGGGAGGGGCTCAGGGTTCGGGGTTCAGCGGAAATTGCAAATTGCAAATTGCAAATTGCAAATTGCAAATTGCAAATTGCAAACTGGCAATTGGAAGCCAGGCGTGGAGCAGAAAGACCCAAGACCTCAATCCAAAATCCAAAATCCAAAATCGTCTCATCCCTCATCCCTCATCTGAACCCTGAACCCTGAACCCAATTGCCGGCCTCTTTCCTCGCAACGCTCAGAGCGGCACAATAAACCTGCTCACCAACCCCTAAGCCCAGCCACATTACCACCATGCCGAATGAATACCAAACGGAGTTGGAACAGATTGCCCAGGCCGTCCAACGGCGACAGCTCTCCACCACCGCCGCCGATAATATCCGCATCTGGCTCACCCAGCCTCGCTACCGCGATTACGCGGCCCAGGTTGCGGACCATATTCGGGCCGCAAAGTGGCAGCAGCTCGACGATGTTTTCTGGACCGTCATCCCTTTCGGCACGGGCGGACGCCGAGGGAAAATGTACCCGGTCGGGTCCAATGCCATCAACGACCGCACCATCGGCGAAAGCGCTCAGGGCCTGGCCGACTATGTGAAGTCTGCCGCCGGCCAAACGGCCCCGTCATGTGCCATCGCTTATGATACGCGACACCGGTCGCGGCACTTCGCCGAGCTGTGCGGCGAGGTGATGGCCGCCAACGGATTCAAGGTCTGGTTCCTCGACGGCTTCCGCAGCACGCCCGAGCTGTCGTTCGCGGTGCGTCACAAAAAATGTTCTTGCGGCCTGATGGTGACCGCCAGCCACAATCCGCCCAGCGACAACGCCGTGAAGGCTTATTGGTCGACCGGCGGCCAGCTCTTGCCCCCGCACGATCGGGGCGTCATCGAGCGGGTCATGGCCGCGCAAGACATCGCCCGCGTGCCATTTGCCGAGGCGCTGGCCGATGGCCGCATCGAGTATTGCCAGGAAGAGGTCGACGCCGAGTATCGCAGTCAGGTGCGGCTGCTGAGCCTGTCCGGTCCGCGGGCGCTCAAGATCCTCTACTCGCCGATGCACGGAGTGGGAACCACCAGCGTGCTGCCGGTGTTGCAGTCGGCCGGTTTCACGGAGGTCGAGTTGTTCGGCCCGCACGCCACGCCCGACGGCGATTTCCCCAACGTGCCCGATCATGTGGCCAACCCCGAAAACCCGCGCACCTTCGACACGCTGATCGACCGGGCACGCCAAACCCACGCCGACTTGGTGCTCTCGACCGACCCTGACGCCGACCGTCTCGGCTGCGCGGCGCCGCGCAAGCCGGGCTGCGACGATTGGTACGTCTTCACCGGCAACCAGATCGGCGCCTTGCTGGCCGAGCACGTGCTCGAAGGCCGCAAGTATGCGGGCAACTTGTCGCCGAAAGACTACCTGGTGAAGACGCTCGTAACCACGGAGTTGATCCGCCGCATCGGCGATTCCTATGGCGTGACGACTTACGGCGACCTGCAGGTCGGCTTCAAGTGGATCGGCGGATTGATGGACGAGGTCGGCCCGCGGCGGTTCTTGCTCGGCTGCGAAGAATCGCACGGCTTTCTGGCGGGCACTTACGCGCGCGACAAAGACGCCGCGGCAGGCGCGCTGATGCTCTCCGAGTTTGCCGCCCGTGCCAAGGCGGCAGGCCAAACGCTTTATGAAAAGCTCGATTCGCTCTACTGGCAACATGGGTGCCATGCCGAGCGGACGGTGTCGAAGACGATGCCCGGCAGCGAAGGGATGACGCGGATGCGCAAGCTGATGGAGGGCTTTCGCTCATCGCCGCCGAAAATGCTGGCCGGGATGAAGGTCCGCCAGATGCGCGACTACGAGCGACAGGTGCTGATCAGCTCGGCGGGCCGCCAGCCTCTGGAAGGGCCCCAGGGCGACATGGTCGTTTTCGATCTGGCAGCCGACGGCAACTACGTGGCCGTGCGACCTTCGGGCACCGAGCCGAAGGTGAAGTTCTATTTGTTCGCCTACGAGCCGCCTGAGCAGTTGGCCGACCTGAGCGAGACGAAAACGCAGCTTGCCGAGCGGCTCGCGAAGCTCGAAGCGGAGTTGTTTCGCCTTGCGGACTTGACGTAAGGTGGGACCAGCGAGCTTGCGAGCGCCGGCCCACCGATTTGAGGCGTCAGGTTTCAGGCGTCAGGCGTCAGGACAAACAATCTGATGCCTGACGCCTGACGATGGTGGGCCGGCGCTAGCAAGCTCGCTGGTCCCACCTTACGAAGTTCTACAAAACGACGCCATGAACAAAGCTTTTGTCCGCGAACCGGACGACACGGGCACCGCCCATTGTCCGCGGTGCGGCTCGCTGGGCATCGCGGTTGGCGGCGAGACGCTGACGGCGCAGCTTTCGCCCGACGACCGACGCAACCTGCCGGAGTCGGCCTGTTATTGCCCCTTTCCGCGGTGCGAAGTCGGTTATTTCGACCAGTTCGATCGCTGGGTGCCAAGCGACAGCTTGCTGCACCCGGCCTGGCCCAAGGATCCGACCGCCCCGATCTGCCCGTGCTTCGGCTTTACTTGCGAAGAGATCGAGGCCGACGTGCGCGAGCAAAGCACGCGGCGCGTCAAAGAGCTGCTGGCCCGCACCAAGTCGGCCGAGGCCCGTTGCACCGCTCTGTCGCCCAGCGGCGAATGCTGCATGGGCGAGGTGCAGCGGTACTTCATGCGCTTGCGCGGGTGAGAGAATTTGCAATTTGCAATTTGAAATTCGCAATTTGAAATAGTGCGCGGGGCTGGGCCTGGAGAGGAGCCCCAGCCGACTATTGCAAATTGCAAATTGCGAATTTCAAATTTCAAATCTCACGCCTCCCACTCGGCGGCCATCAGATACGACCGCAAGCTGACCAGAAGCTGCCGGGCCCGCTCTTGCAACTGGATCCGCCGGCGGTCGCGGTCTTTCTTCGGCGCGATGGTGAGCTGGATGCGGGTGCGCGCGTTGCCGTAGCGGCGCTCGTGGGCGGGCTGGTGCCGCTGGGCTTCCACGTCCTCGAACTCGATCTGCATGACCAACAGTACGGGCCGGTCGGTGATGCGGCGGAAAAACGAACTTGGCGCGTCCCCCACGCGAACACGAATCGAATTGCCTTTCGTCGATTCGATGACGCCGTGCTGATCGGCCACAAATCCGCGCAGCTTTTCGATGCACACCGGCAGCGGCGCCTCGCTGATCAGCGTGCGTTCGGCCAGTAGGTTGCCGGCGGAGACCGGCGTCGCCAGGTTCTCGTCGCCGGCACCCTCGCCTCGGTCGCCGCCGCTGCCAAGCTGCACCACACGGTTGCGGCCGTTCTCCTTGGCGTCGAGCAGGGCCCGGTCGGCGCGGCGAAGCATGGTCTCCGGCGTGTCGCCCGGCTGAATCTCCGTCACGCCGAAACTGGCGGTTACCCGCCGCCCGCCCAGCGCCGGCTGAGCGATGCGGCCGAACGCTTTGCGCAGCTCTTCCGCCCGGCGCACCGCCGCCGCGTTGTCGCAGTCGGCGCACAACAGCACGAACTCCTCGCCGCCATATCGCGCCACCAGGTCGCCCGGACGGCTGGAGCTTTTCAGCAGCCGGGCAAAACACTGAATCACTTCGTCGCCGGCCGGGTGCCCGAACGTGTCGTTCACCAGCTTGAAGCGGTCGATGTCGCTGATGATCAGGCTGCACGGCAAATGCGTCTCGACGTGGGCGGCCACGAAGCGGGTGTGGACGCGGTCGAACTCGGCACGGTTGGCCAGTTGCGTAAGCGGATCTTGGGCCGCCTTCTCCTTGAGGTTCTCGCACCGCGCCTCCAGCGAAATCTCCGACGAAACGTCGTGCAACACCAGCACCAGCCCGCGCGTGATGCCGTCGGCGCAGACCACGGGAATCGCGTGAGCATCGACCGCCAGCTCGCGGTTGCCGCGGCCGCGGACCCTCAGCCGGCGCAGCCATTGCACTCCGGTCCGCAGAGCGTAGGTCACGGGGCAATTCTCGTCTTCGAAGCGTACGCCCTGCTCGTCGGTCAGCTCGACGACGCTGGGCAGCCAGGCGCGTTGATAGACGCTGGCCCCGCTGATGCCGGTCAGCCGCTCGGCCCCGCGGTTCCATTCGATGATCTTGGCTGTGCCGTCGATGAAGATCACCGCGTCGTACATACTGGCCAGCAACCGCTGCTGGAACAGCGGCACAGGCTGTGGGGCGGCCTCCGGCAGCGATGTCTCGTTGTGTCGCCATTGGCGGTTGGCCGTTTCGGGCTCGAGTTCGTGCAGCCAGCGCCGTGCCACCGTCTCGCGCAGTTTCACGTGGTCGAAGTCGCGCGATTCGGTAAACAGCTTTACGAGCTCCGGGTCGAACTGCGTGCCGGCGCAGCGGTACAGCTCGTTGAACGCTCGTTCGCGCGAGAAGGCC
The Pirellulales bacterium DNA segment above includes these coding regions:
- a CDS encoding diguanylate cyclase; the protein is MAQSPLSNEPLTGSAFAPSAVPMVSRPNGPQAANSGIRQLNSLLNQLEDESRGDTAHSDQAREWPVENRLIEARLGIASSLYRALRWKHEPTARHCLRVTLGCSSWSIELGLSAEERDRIELAALLHDIGKIGVPDNIITKPGPLTPQDAAVMDAHWPMGQEILRSSCASPGVLDIVAAAASWFDGSKSHVERPNAELPLGGRMLAIVDAFDAMMTDHVYRRAFSRERAFNELYRCAGTQFDPELVKLFTESRDFDHVKLRETVARRWLHELEPETANRQWRHNETSLPEAAPQPVPLFQQRLLASMYDAVIFIDGTAKIIEWNRGAERLTGISGASVYQRAWLPSVVELTDEQGVRFEDENCPVTYALRTGVQWLRRLRVRGRGNRELAVDAHAIPVVCADGITRGLVLVLHDVSSEISLEARCENLKEKAAQDPLTQLANRAEFDRVHTRFVAAHVETHLPCSLIISDIDRFKLVNDTFGHPAGDEVIQCFARLLKSSSRPGDLVARYGGEEFVLLCADCDNAAAVRRAEELRKAFGRIAQPALGGRRVTASFGVTEIQPGDTPETMLRRADRALLDAKENGRNRVVQLGSGGDRGEGAGDENLATPVSAGNLLAERTLISEAPLPVCIEKLRGFVADQHGVIESTKGNSIRVRVGDAPSSFFRRITDRPVLLVMQIEFEDVEAQRHQPAHERRYGNARTRIQLTIAPKKDRDRRRIQLQERARQLLVSLRSYLMAAEWEA
- a CDS encoding phospho-sugar mutase; the encoded protein is MPNEYQTELEQIAQAVQRRQLSTTAADNIRIWLTQPRYRDYAAQVADHIRAAKWQQLDDVFWTVIPFGTGGRRGKMYPVGSNAINDRTIGESAQGLADYVKSAAGQTAPSCAIAYDTRHRSRHFAELCGEVMAANGFKVWFLDGFRSTPELSFAVRHKKCSCGLMVTASHNPPSDNAVKAYWSTGGQLLPPHDRGVIERVMAAQDIARVPFAEALADGRIEYCQEEVDAEYRSQVRLLSLSGPRALKILYSPMHGVGTTSVLPVLQSAGFTEVELFGPHATPDGDFPNVPDHVANPENPRTFDTLIDRARQTHADLVLSTDPDADRLGCAAPRKPGCDDWYVFTGNQIGALLAEHVLEGRKYAGNLSPKDYLVKTLVTTELIRRIGDSYGVTTYGDLQVGFKWIGGLMDEVGPRRFLLGCEESHGFLAGTYARDKDAAAGALMLSEFAARAKAAGQTLYEKLDSLYWQHGCHAERTVSKTMPGSEGMTRMRKLMEGFRSSPPKMLAGMKVRQMRDYERQVLISSAGRQPLEGPQGDMVVFDLAADGNYVAVRPSGTEPKVKFYLFAYEPPEQLADLSETKTQLAERLAKLEAELFRLADLT
- a CDS encoding transcriptional repressor, whose translation is MSHDFSLGTVEVALSPLERFEEFVQSRGKRRSPQRRTIVEQVFSRHRHFDADELLAQLREVDAGRAVSRATVYRTLGELVEAGLLREMDLKGRKVYEHDYGYPQHDHLHCERCGKLIEFRSDEIKQLRDAVAREHQFRVLGHQLIVNGICAECNRLKRRTRPLDLI
- the glmM gene encoding phosphoglucosamine mutase, whose protein sequence is MPEPIISVSGLRGVVGESLTPLVALRYAAAFAELLPPGPIVISCDGRATGPLLADVLRGGLAAAGRDVLDAGIAATPTTGVLVRQFAAAGGIQISASHNPPQYNGLKLFSGEGRVLPAAIGAQVMARYRVGEPRWAAHQHIGHRSVCDDTTGRHLELVLSTIEVDRVRRRRFKVLLDGNHGSGSLLGRRLLDALGCQVTLLGGEPDGRFEHPPEPIAENLAGVLAQVVEAGADVGFCQDPDADRLAVIDEAGSYLGEEYTLALCASNVLGTRLGAVVTNCSTSRMTEDVARRSGVPFFRSAVGEANVVDAMLAQGAVFGGEGNGGVIDPRVGYVRDSFVAMALVLDWMAGRDLPISRLADELPRYEIVKTKISQPASDVAAGLRRLEAHFRDAQADRLDGLRLDWPGKWLLVRASNTEPIVRAIAEAPTVAEAQRLCDEAAEVLAAQAEKRP
- a CDS encoding lactate racemase domain-containing protein codes for the protein MSSYPKFFRVRQIFEAPRIDDVPAAVRAELGRIGLEHKVKPGQTVAITAGSRGIANIHLIIKAAAQFFQGLSARPFIVPAMGSHGGGTAEGQRAIVEGYGITEEFCGCPIKSSMETIVVCQTAEGFPVHFDKHASQADHVLVVGRVKPHTDFVGDVESGLMKMMLIGLGKHEGAKVYHRAILDYSFPQIVRSVAGRVLERCRIVGGLAILENGYDQTAKIAAVTADELEARERELLKQARQWMPRLPFSLVDILFIDQLGKNISGAGVDTNVVGRKFQFHRAAPDEYPKVKRIVVRGLTEETHGNAAGIGLVEFCTTRAMNQIDHVKTRINCLTSGNVAGTMMPVNLDTDREILDAALPTIGLTGPMDAKILWIRNTLDLAEVECSQAYWPEARERGDLQVLSELRDLPFDSAGNLPHLLEPLSGHR
- a CDS encoding class I SAM-dependent methyltransferase; amino-acid sequence: MIFCGRSDDFFGAFHAPGFFDLVFIDGWLEHEQVYRDVTNSLEVLTANGTIVLHDCNPTTEAMQRVPQDRVGGCFASMPA